Proteins from a single region of Chryseobacterium scophthalmum:
- a CDS encoding DUF1801 domain-containing protein, with amino-acid sequence MINPDIFDYNERQSDSDKEICIKLSQLIDSGLNDAENKIWHAHPVWFLEGNPIVGYSKQKKGIRLMFWSGKSFNEEQLNVEGEKFQDASVFYNNVNEINETDILRWLKKSAEIQWDYKNIVKRKGELIRLK; translated from the coding sequence ATGATCAATCCTGATATTTTTGATTATAACGAAAGGCAATCAGATTCAGACAAAGAAATTTGCATAAAACTTTCTCAATTGATTGATTCTGGACTGAATGATGCTGAGAATAAAATCTGGCACGCTCATCCGGTTTGGTTTTTAGAAGGAAATCCAATTGTAGGTTACAGCAAACAGAAAAAAGGAATTCGCCTAATGTTTTGGAGTGGAAAATCTTTTAATGAAGAACAATTGAATGTAGAAGGTGAAAAATTTCAGGATGCCTCTGTATTTTATAATAATGTGAACGAAATTAATGAAACTGATATTTTACGTTGGCTTAAAAAATCTGCGGAAATTCAATGGGATTATAAAAATATTGTAAAAAGGAAAGGAGAATTAATCAGATTGAAATAA
- a CDS encoding AIM24 family protein: MSKYSIESFVNETKENPLERDYFELEKPALLEINLNNQAVWTKTGSMVGYIGNINFERQGMLSGGLGNLLKKAISGEGSKLMKAEGTGKLYVADDGKKVRILYLNNETVCVNGNDVLAHEQSIKSDITMLKSIAGVMSGGLFQVKLSGTGHVAITTHGEPLTLLVTPDAPVFTDPNATVAWSGNLSPELKTNVSFKSLIGRGSGEEFQMKFSGNGWVLIQPYEEVYVVAK, encoded by the coding sequence ATGAGCAAATATTCTATTGAATCTTTTGTAAATGAAACAAAAGAAAACCCTCTTGAAAGAGATTATTTCGAACTGGAAAAACCAGCACTTTTAGAAATCAATTTAAATAATCAGGCGGTCTGGACAAAAACAGGAAGCATGGTTGGTTATATCGGCAATATCAATTTTGAAAGACAGGGAATGCTTTCGGGCGGACTTGGGAATTTATTGAAAAAAGCAATCAGCGGTGAAGGTTCTAAGCTGATGAAAGCCGAAGGAACCGGAAAACTGTACGTTGCAGATGATGGAAAAAAAGTAAGGATTTTATATCTAAATAATGAAACAGTTTGTGTGAACGGAAATGATGTTTTGGCACACGAACAAAGTATAAAAAGTGATATCACCATGCTGAAAAGCATTGCCGGAGTAATGTCAGGCGGATTGTTTCAGGTAAAACTTTCAGGAACTGGACATGTCGCAATAACCACTCATGGTGAACCTTTAACTTTATTGGTCACTCCGGATGCACCGGTTTTCACAGATCCAAATGCAACAGTAGCCTGGTCTGGAAATTTAAGTCCTGAACTAAAAACCAATGTTTCTTTTAAAAGTTTAATTGGAAGAGGAAGCGGTGAAGAATTTCAGATGAAGTTTTCTGGTAATGGATGGGTTTTGATACAGCCTTATGAGGAGGTTTATGTGGTAGCGAAGTAA
- a CDS encoding polyprenyl synthetase family protein gives MANIVEEIKQPINEEMKLFEQKFYESMQSRVALLDKVTRFIVTTKGKQMRPMFVFLCAKLIGDVNEKTYRGASMIELIHTATLVHDDVVDESFKRRNFFSINALWKNKIAVLVGDFLLSKAVLLSTDHKDYDLLSVISRTIREMSEGELLQLEKARKLDITEDVYYEIIRQKTATLIAACCEIGALSNGADENLAKKMMQFGTYTGMAFQIKDDLFDYLSSNVIGKPVGIDIKEQKMTLPLIHTLKIASETDRKYYFNTIKRYNNDQKRVKELIAFVKSSGGLDYAITVMKDFQQKAKDILNEFPDSQVRESLHKMLDYVIERKF, from the coding sequence GTGGCAAACATTGTAGAAGAAATCAAGCAGCCGATCAATGAGGAAATGAAACTTTTCGAGCAGAAGTTTTATGAATCTATGCAGAGCAGAGTCGCTTTACTCGATAAAGTTACCCGTTTTATTGTTACCACAAAAGGAAAACAGATGCGTCCAATGTTTGTGTTTTTGTGTGCAAAACTGATTGGAGACGTCAACGAAAAAACATATCGTGGCGCTTCAATGATCGAGTTGATTCACACGGCAACTTTGGTGCACGATGATGTGGTGGATGAAAGTTTTAAACGTCGTAATTTCTTTTCAATCAATGCTTTGTGGAAGAATAAGATTGCGGTTTTAGTTGGTGATTTTTTACTTTCAAAAGCAGTTTTACTTTCTACCGACCACAAAGATTATGATTTACTTTCCGTGATTTCCAGAACCATCAGAGAAATGTCTGAAGGTGAACTTCTTCAGTTGGAAAAAGCCAGAAAACTCGATATTACCGAAGATGTTTATTATGAAATTATCCGTCAGAAAACGGCTACTTTAATTGCTGCATGTTGCGAAATCGGAGCTTTGTCAAATGGAGCTGATGAAAATTTAGCTAAAAAAATGATGCAGTTCGGTACATACACAGGAATGGCTTTTCAGATCAAAGATGATTTATTTGACTATTTAAGTTCAAACGTCATCGGAAAACCAGTTGGAATCGATATCAAAGAACAGAAAATGACTCTACCTTTGATTCATACCTTAAAAATAGCCAGCGAAACCGACAGAAAGTATTATTTCAATACAATTAAGCGTTACAACAACGACCAAAAACGAGTAAAAGAACTAATCGCTTTTGTAAAAAGTTCGGGCGGTTTAGACTATGCAATTACCGTAATGAAAGATTTTCAGCAAAAAGCAAAAGATATTCTTAATGAATTTCCGGATTCTCAGGTTAGAGAATCTTTACATAAAATGCTTGATTACGTTATCGAAAGAAAGTTCTAA
- a CDS encoding DNA-deoxyinosine glycosylase, whose product MQNRISSFRPFIDEKSKILILGSIPGVKSLEKQQYYAHPQNKFWKIIFELFSEEFTEDYSVRINILKKNHIAIWDVIDSCERKGSLDSEIKNEEANQIEKLLENYPNIKAVFCNGGKSYKNLQKLLGKNFRIPIHLLPSTSPLHTISFERKFEDWKKVLDYL is encoded by the coding sequence ATGCAAAACCGAATCTCATCATTTCGACCATTTATCGATGAAAAATCTAAAATTTTAATTTTAGGCTCAATTCCAGGTGTGAAATCTCTTGAGAAACAACAGTATTACGCTCATCCACAAAACAAATTCTGGAAAATTATTTTTGAATTGTTTAGCGAAGAATTTACAGAAGATTATTCCGTGCGAATTAATATTTTAAAGAAAAATCACATTGCAATTTGGGATGTTATCGATTCCTGCGAAAGAAAAGGAAGCCTTGATTCTGAAATTAAAAATGAAGAAGCTAATCAGATTGAAAAACTGTTAGAAAATTATCCAAATATAAAAGCTGTTTTCTGTAACGGTGGAAAGTCGTATAAAAATCTACAGAAGTTATTAGGCAAAAACTTTAGAATCCCAATACATTTATTGCCTTCTACAAGCCCTCTTCACACGATTTCTTTTGAAAGAAAATTTGAGGATTGGAAAAAGGTATTAGATTATTTATAA
- a CDS encoding 2-hydroxyacid dehydrogenase encodes MKVFINKRIPETGITMLQEAGLEVTIPENDDLSREEWLQYCKNTDAILNVGANAFDQEFFEQCPNVKAIALFSVGFDHVDIKEASKRNIPIGNTPDVLSRATSDVAFLLMQSVSRRASFYFQKVKDGNWGNFDPLYELGQELYGKTLGVFGLGRIGFEMAEKCKKAFGMNIIYHNRNHNEEVEKQLDAKYVSFDELIEQSDVLSIHANFKPEQSNLFNASIFGRMKKNAIFVNTARGGFHNQKDLYQALVSGQIWGAGLDVTNPEPIEDNDPILQLSNVCVLPHIGSATIEARNGMARLAAENIIAFSKGEKMPHIANPEVY; translated from the coding sequence ATGAAAGTTTTTATAAACAAAAGAATTCCCGAAACAGGAATTACAATGCTGCAGGAAGCAGGTTTGGAAGTTACAATCCCGGAAAATGATGATTTGTCACGTGAAGAATGGCTGCAATACTGTAAAAATACAGACGCCATTTTAAATGTTGGAGCCAATGCATTTGATCAGGAATTTTTCGAGCAATGTCCTAATGTAAAAGCCATTGCTTTGTTCAGTGTAGGTTTTGATCATGTTGATATTAAAGAAGCCAGTAAAAGAAATATTCCGATAGGAAATACGCCAGATGTTTTGAGTCGGGCGACTTCAGATGTTGCATTTTTATTGATGCAATCGGTTTCCAGAAGAGCGAGTTTTTATTTTCAAAAAGTAAAAGATGGAAATTGGGGAAATTTTGATCCACTTTATGAGCTTGGTCAGGAATTGTACGGTAAAACGTTGGGCGTTTTCGGTTTAGGCAGAATCGGTTTTGAAATGGCTGAAAAATGCAAAAAAGCTTTCGGGATGAATATTATTTATCATAACAGAAATCATAATGAAGAAGTCGAAAAGCAACTTGATGCAAAATATGTTTCTTTCGATGAATTGATCGAGCAATCGGATGTTTTGAGTATTCATGCAAATTTTAAACCTGAACAAAGCAATCTTTTCAATGCCTCAATTTTTGGACGGATGAAAAAAAATGCCATTTTTGTGAATACAGCAAGAGGAGGTTTTCATAATCAGAAAGATCTGTATCAAGCTTTGGTTTCCGGACAAATTTGGGGAGCTGGTTTAGATGTTACGAATCCTGAACCTATTGAAGATAATGACCCAATTTTACAGTTGTCGAATGTGTGCGTTCTTCCACATATCGGTTCGGCAACGATCGAAGCCAGAAACGGAATGGCAAGATTAGCGGCAGAAAATATTATTGCTTTTTCTAAAGGAGAGAAAATGCCGCACATTGCAAATCCGGAAGTGTATTAA
- a CDS encoding Gfo/Idh/MocA family protein encodes MLKAGLVGAGHLGKIHLRLLNQSDKYDFVGFHDKDVENGRKLEAEFGYKYFENFDELLDQIEMLDIVTPTLYHYDYALKAIEKGLHFFIEKPVTQTLEQAEEILSKCRENGIKAQVGHVERYNPAFIGAKDYIQNPMFIEIHRLAEFNPRGTDVSVVLDLMIHDLDILLSVVRSKVKNIHASGVCVVSKTPDITNARIEFENGCVANLTTSRISMKAMRKSRFFQKDAYISVDFLEKKAEVIRMKDAPENPTPFDMIIENAEGEKNQILFEYPNIQANNAILDELNSFADAILEDKNVEVSLEDGTEALKVALEIMKLIS; translated from the coding sequence ATGTTAAAAGCAGGTTTGGTAGGCGCCGGACATTTGGGAAAAATACATTTAAGACTTCTTAATCAGTCTGATAAATACGATTTCGTAGGCTTCCACGATAAAGATGTAGAAAACGGAAGAAAGCTAGAAGCTGAATTCGGATATAAATATTTTGAAAATTTTGATGAATTATTAGATCAGATTGAAATGTTGGATATTGTTACTCCAACACTTTATCATTACGATTACGCTCTGAAAGCTATCGAAAAAGGTCTTCATTTTTTCATTGAAAAACCTGTGACTCAAACTTTGGAACAGGCTGAAGAAATCCTTTCAAAATGTCGTGAAAACGGCATCAAAGCACAGGTTGGTCACGTTGAAAGATACAATCCTGCATTTATTGGAGCAAAAGATTATATTCAGAATCCGATGTTTATAGAAATTCACCGTTTGGCAGAATTTAATCCGCGTGGAACTGATGTTTCTGTAGTATTAGACCTAATGATCCACGATCTTGATATTTTGTTGAGCGTTGTAAGATCAAAAGTAAAAAACATTCATGCAAGTGGCGTTTGTGTCGTAAGCAAAACTCCGGATATTACCAATGCAAGAATTGAATTTGAAAACGGTTGTGTTGCCAACTTGACGACATCAAGAATTTCTATGAAAGCGATGAGAAAAAGTCGTTTTTTCCAGAAAGACGCTTATATTTCTGTTGATTTCTTAGAGAAAAAAGCTGAGGTAATCAGAATGAAAGATGCTCCTGAAAATCCTACTCCATTTGATATGATCATTGAAAATGCAGAAGGTGAGAAAAATCAGATCTTATTTGAATATCCAAATATTCAGGCGAATAATGCTATTTTGGATGAATTAAATTCTTTTGCAGATGCCATTTTAGAAGATAAAAATGTAGAAGTTTCTTTGGAAGACGGAACCGAAGCGTTGAAAGTAGCTTTAGAAATTATGAAATTGATCTCTTAA
- the rlmN gene encoding 23S rRNA (adenine(2503)-C(2))-methyltransferase RlmN, with translation MKDIRTLSLDQLKDYFGSLGEKPFRAKQVYDWLWSKNLHSIEEMTNLSKQLRDRISEEYTINPVSVDQLQKSTDGTIKNGVKLHDGLLVESVLIPTETRTTACVSSQVGCSLNCEFCATARLKRMRNLEVAEIVDQVALIDSQSKMYFNRPLSNIVFMGMGEPMMNYKNVVEAIRKITQPEGLGMSPRRITVSTSGLPKMIKMLADDDLRVKLALSLHSAIEVKRNEIMPFSDKFPLTDIMESLQYWYKKTGSVITFEYCVWKGINDGDEDIKALIRYCKQVPSKVNLIQYNPIGDGKYDQCNKKAEDNYVRQLENAGITVMIRKSRGGDIDAACGQLANKVTD, from the coding sequence ATGAAAGATATAAGAACTCTATCCCTCGACCAACTCAAAGATTATTTTGGGTCTTTAGGAGAAAAACCGTTTCGTGCGAAACAGGTTTACGATTGGCTGTGGAGCAAAAACCTACATTCAATAGAGGAGATGACGAATCTTTCAAAGCAGCTTCGTGACAGAATTTCTGAGGAATATACCATCAATCCTGTTTCTGTAGATCAGCTTCAGAAGAGTACAGACGGAACCATAAAAAACGGAGTGAAGCTTCACGATGGTTTATTGGTAGAATCTGTTTTAATTCCCACAGAAACCAGAACGACAGCTTGTGTTTCTTCACAGGTGGGATGTTCTTTAAACTGCGAATTTTGCGCAACAGCAAGACTCAAAAGAATGAGAAATCTTGAAGTGGCTGAAATCGTAGATCAGGTTGCCTTAATCGACAGCCAAAGCAAAATGTATTTTAACAGACCGCTTTCCAATATCGTATTTATGGGAATGGGAGAGCCGATGATGAATTACAAAAATGTGGTTGAAGCCATCAGAAAAATTACTCAACCGGAAGGTTTGGGAATGTCACCAAGAAGAATTACCGTTTCTACATCCGGACTTCCGAAGATGATAAAAATGCTCGCAGATGATGATTTGCGTGTGAAATTAGCCTTATCACTTCACTCAGCGATTGAAGTGAAACGTAACGAAATCATGCCGTTCTCGGATAAATTCCCGTTGACGGATATTATGGAGTCTCTTCAATATTGGTACAAAAAAACAGGCTCAGTCATTACTTTTGAATATTGTGTCTGGAAAGGAATTAATGATGGCGATGAAGACATTAAAGCTTTAATTAGATATTGCAAACAAGTTCCTTCTAAAGTAAATTTAATTCAATACAACCCAATCGGGGACGGAAAATACGACCAGTGTAACAAAAAAGCCGAAGACAACTATGTTCGTCAGCTTGAAAATGCCGGAATTACCGTTATGATCCGTAAAAGTAGAGGAGGTGATATTGATGCAGCTTGTGGGCAGTTAGCCAATAAAGTTACCGACTAA
- a CDS encoding S9 family peptidase: protein MKLKYSLLALAAPFLMNAQQLMTPEILWTLKKVGVQAVSPDQSSLIYKVGQVDLKTEKTKNENYFLNVINNQSSKIDLGKKALVQWDKNGLYAQEGDKIYLSKDSGKTWTEFYTIGEADNIVISPDGKKIAFSKQVLVEKLMGKDKYADTPKTTAQVYTDLNHRHWDYFNEGKYNHVFVVNTSSSVDSAKDLLEGKTWDSPQRPFGGAEDFVFSPDSSKLLYVTKPKSGKEYSTSTNTDIFAYDLASATTKNLTEGMMGYDVNPKFSPDGKWLLWQSMEHEGYEADKNDIVLMDWKTGAKSNMTGNWDESVTGTTFWSSDSKSIFFNAAFRGTVQLFSVDLKNAKVSQITKGNFDVNDIFAEGKKSLLVSKTDINHGAELFSVNLKNGELSQVTDVNKDTYAKLAQGKSELKMVKTSDGKEMGVWFHYPPNFDPNKKYPTLLYCQGGPQSGLTQFFSTRWNFALMAANGYIVVAPNRRGMPGWGTKWNEEISRDWGGQPMRDYLAATDYAKTLPYVDGERVAAVGASYGGYSVFMLAGIHENRFKTFIAHDGLFDMKSWYLTTEELWFANWDLGSPWEKPLPKAYTEFNPSNFVEKWNKPIMIIQGGIDFRVPYEQGQEAFQSAKLRGLKSKLVYFPNENHWVLHPQNGLVWQREFFDWLKETL from the coding sequence ATGAAACTTAAGTACAGTCTGCTCGCTTTGGCAGCGCCTTTCTTAATGAATGCACAACAACTCATGACACCTGAAATTCTTTGGACTTTGAAAAAAGTAGGAGTGCAGGCTGTTTCACCCGATCAATCATCGCTGATCTATAAAGTCGGACAGGTTGATCTGAAAACTGAAAAAACAAAAAACGAAAACTATTTCCTGAATGTCATCAATAATCAGTCTTCTAAAATTGATTTAGGTAAAAAAGCTTTAGTTCAGTGGGATAAAAACGGACTTTACGCTCAGGAAGGTGATAAGATTTATCTTTCAAAAGACAGCGGAAAAACCTGGACAGAATTTTACACCATCGGTGAAGCAGATAACATCGTTATTTCTCCGGATGGAAAGAAAATTGCTTTCAGCAAACAGGTTTTGGTTGAAAAACTAATGGGGAAAGATAAATATGCAGATACTCCAAAAACGACCGCACAGGTTTATACAGATCTGAATCACAGACACTGGGATTATTTTAATGAAGGAAAATACAATCACGTTTTTGTGGTTAATACTTCTTCAAGTGTAGATTCTGCTAAGGATTTATTGGAAGGAAAAACATGGGATTCTCCACAAAGACCTTTCGGTGGAGCAGAAGATTTCGTCTTTAGCCCAGATTCTTCAAAGCTTTTATATGTTACCAAACCTAAAAGTGGCAAAGAATATTCTACAAGTACAAACACCGATATTTTTGCTTACGATTTAGCTTCAGCAACAACAAAAAATTTAACAGAAGGAATGATGGGTTATGATGTTAATCCAAAATTTTCACCAGATGGAAAATGGTTGTTGTGGCAAAGTATGGAACACGAAGGATACGAAGCCGATAAAAATGATATTGTGCTAATGGACTGGAAAACCGGTGCAAAAAGCAATATGACAGGAAACTGGGATGAAAGCGTAACCGGAACAACTTTCTGGAGCAGCGATTCTAAAAGTATCTTTTTTAATGCAGCGTTTCGTGGAACTGTTCAGTTATTTTCTGTAGATCTTAAAAATGCAAAAGTAAGTCAGATTACAAAAGGGAATTTTGATGTAAATGATATTTTTGCAGAAGGAAAAAAATCTCTTTTAGTTTCAAAAACGGATATCAATCATGGAGCAGAACTGTTTTCTGTAAATCTTAAAAATGGAGAATTAAGTCAGGTTACAGATGTCAATAAAGATACTTATGCAAAATTGGCACAAGGGAAATCTGAATTGAAAATGGTGAAAACTTCAGACGGAAAAGAAATGGGAGTGTGGTTTCATTACCCACCAAATTTTGATCCGAATAAAAAATATCCAACTTTATTGTATTGTCAGGGAGGTCCACAATCTGGATTAACTCAATTTTTCAGTACAAGATGGAATTTTGCATTAATGGCAGCAAACGGTTACATTGTTGTTGCACCAAACCGTCGCGGAATGCCGGGTTGGGGAACCAAATGGAACGAAGAAATCTCAAGAGATTGGGGTGGACAACCGATGAGAGACTATTTGGCAGCAACAGATTATGCTAAAACTTTACCTTATGTAGATGGTGAAAGAGTTGCAGCTGTAGGAGCAAGTTACGGAGGATACAGCGTATTTATGTTGGCTGGAATTCACGAAAACAGATTCAAAACATTCATCGCTCACGACGGATTATTTGATATGAAATCTTGGTATTTAACAACAGAAGAGCTTTGGTTCGCAAACTGGGATCTTGGTTCGCCTTGGGAAAAGCCTCTCCCAAAAGCATATACAGAATTTAATCCAAGCAATTTTGTAGAAAAATGGAATAAACCAATTATGATTATTCAGGGCGGAATTGATTTTAGAGTACCTTACGAGCAAGGTCAGGAAGCCTTTCAATCTGCAAAGTTAAGAGGCTTAAAATCTAAATTAGTATATTTTCCGAACGAAAACCACTGGGTTCTTCATCCACAAAACGGTTTAGTTTGGCAGAGAGAATTTTTTGATTGGCTGAAAGAAACTTTGTAG
- the queA gene encoding tRNA preQ1(34) S-adenosylmethionine ribosyltransferase-isomerase QueA → MKTSDFNFDLPEELLAEHPSEHRDESRLMVLDRKAQTIEHKLFKDVVDYFDEKDLFIFNNTKVFPARLYGNKEKTGAKIEVFLLRELDKETRVWDVLVDPARKIRIGNKLFFTEDESLVAEVIDNTTSRGRTLRFLFDGSYEEFRSKLKELGETPLPKYIKRDVEPEDAERYQTIYAKVEGAVAAPTAGLHFSKHLMKRLEIKGIDFAEVTLHVGLGTFNPIEVEDLSKHKMESEEIIIDEKNAEIINKAVQENRRVCAVGTTTMRAIETSVSSNRKISAFNGWTNKFIYPPHDFGIANTMITNFHTPKSTLMMMIAAFAGKDFLMHAYEEAVKEKYKFYSYGDAMLII, encoded by the coding sequence ATGAAGACATCCGATTTTAATTTTGATCTCCCTGAAGAATTATTAGCTGAGCATCCGTCTGAACATAGAGATGAATCAAGGCTTATGGTTCTTGATAGAAAAGCTCAAACTATAGAACATAAATTATTCAAAGACGTAGTAGATTATTTCGACGAGAAAGATTTGTTCATTTTCAATAATACTAAAGTTTTCCCGGCTCGTCTTTACGGAAATAAAGAAAAAACAGGAGCTAAAATTGAAGTTTTCTTGTTGAGAGAACTAGATAAAGAAACTCGTGTTTGGGATGTTTTGGTAGATCCTGCAAGAAAAATAAGAATTGGTAATAAATTATTCTTTACTGAAGATGAATCTTTGGTTGCTGAGGTGATCGATAACACAACTTCAAGAGGTAGAACTTTAAGATTCTTATTTGATGGTTCTTATGAAGAATTCAGATCTAAATTGAAAGAATTAGGAGAAACACCGCTTCCTAAATATATCAAAAGAGACGTAGAGCCAGAAGATGCTGAAAGATATCAGACGATTTATGCAAAAGTAGAAGGAGCTGTAGCAGCACCAACTGCAGGTTTGCACTTCTCTAAGCATTTGATGAAAAGATTAGAAATCAAAGGAATTGACTTTGCTGAGGTAACGCTTCACGTTGGATTAGGAACTTTCAACCCAATCGAGGTGGAAGATCTTTCAAAGCATAAAATGGAATCTGAAGAGATTATCATCGATGAAAAAAATGCTGAAATCATCAACAAAGCTGTTCAGGAAAACAGAAGAGTTTGTGCAGTAGGAACTACAACGATGAGAGCAATTGAAACTTCTGTTTCTTCAAACAGAAAAATTTCAGCTTTCAATGGTTGGACTAATAAATTTATTTATCCGCCACACGATTTTGGAATTGCTAACACAATGATTACCAATTTCCATACACCAAAGTCTACTTTGATGATGATGATCGCTGCATTTGCTGGAAAAGATTTCCTAATGCATGCCTATGAAGAAGCCGTAAAAGAAAAGTATAAATTCTATTCTTACGGTGATGCAATGTTGATTATTTAA
- a CDS encoding protein-L-isoaspartate(D-aspartate) O-methyltransferase, whose protein sequence is MHDSFVHKGKRKNLVEYLRHKIGISDENVLSAITEVPRHLFIESIFEDFAYEDRAFPILAHQTISHPSTVAEQSELLQVKPGEKVLEIGTGCGYQTAVLLAMKALVYTVERQKDLFDFSKKKLREMHLYPKFQSFGDGFAGLPTFAPFDKIIVTCGAAVLPTELLKQLKVGGKMVIPLGPTDQQVLYRFTKISPTEIEKEEFGAYKFVPMLNNTNQ, encoded by the coding sequence ATGCATGATTCGTTTGTACATAAAGGGAAAAGAAAAAATTTGGTTGAATATCTCAGACACAAGATTGGGATTTCGGATGAGAATGTACTTTCTGCAATAACTGAAGTACCAAGACATCTTTTTATTGAAAGTATTTTTGAAGATTTTGCGTACGAAGACCGTGCTTTCCCGATATTGGCGCATCAGACGATTTCTCATCCTTCAACAGTAGCAGAACAGTCTGAACTTTTGCAGGTGAAACCAGGAGAAAAAGTGCTTGAAATAGGAACGGGTTGTGGTTACCAAACTGCTGTTTTATTAGCAATGAAAGCTTTAGTTTATACGGTTGAAAGACAGAAAGATCTTTTCGATTTTTCTAAAAAGAAACTACGTGAAATGCATTTGTATCCCAAGTTTCAAAGTTTTGGTGATGGCTTTGCCGGACTTCCTACTTTTGCCCCTTTCGATAAAATTATCGTGACTTGTGGAGCTGCTGTTTTACCGACAGAATTATTGAAGCAATTAAAAGTAGGTGGAAAAATGGTCATTCCTTTGGGACCGACCGATCAACAGGTTTTATACCGATTTACAAAAATTTCTCCGACAGAAATTGAAAAAGAAGAATTTGGAGCTTATAAATTTGTACCGATGTTGAATAATACGAATCAGTAA